A stretch of Ipomoea triloba cultivar NCNSP0323 chromosome 13, ASM357664v1 DNA encodes these proteins:
- the LOC116001317 gene encoding RING-H2 finger protein ATL29-like — MSTASAASSPPPPPPSEYVSPPPVTLLLIAFLLVFFFLGIFFIVFCKCCITTLWQNRRASQAGAPVGPVGNVDSPGIDPSIIESFPTFTYSTVKDYRKEQYGLECAICLVEFEDASVLRLLTSCNHVFHQECIDLWLESHKTCPVCRMALDSPAKTTEPCSPLSATGNAMPDSFQDDTELPGDMHSITIKEDDDEKGEGGDSNIDNNTNEENQRTRTSGVGPAESSPVVTKQRESIVTFNTNDDNDTEEKFSRSHSTGHSLGRSRGGEDRFTLRLPEHVRAKIIRGHNATKSCTAFGEHKNRTTTTTTPENFGFSQV; from the coding sequence ATGTCTACTGCGTCGGCCGCGTCatcgccaccgccaccgccaccatCAGAATATGTTTCTCCGCCGCCGGTTACCCTTCTCTTGATAGCCTTCCTCCTCGTGTTCTTCTTCCTGGGCATTTTCTTCATAGTCTTTTGCAAGTGTTGCATAACAACCCTGTGGCAAAACCGGCGTGCAAGCCAGGCCGGAGCTCCGGTGGGTCCCGTGGGCAACGTCGATTCCCCGGGGATCGACCCCTCCATCATCGAATCTTTCCCCACGTTCACCTACTCCACCGTGAAGGATTACCGGAAGGAACAGTATGGGCTAGAATGCGCCATTTGCTTGGTGGAGTTCGAGGACGCCAGCGTTTTGCGCCTCTTGACCTCCTGCAATCACGTCTTCCACCAAGAATGCATTGATCTTTGGCTGGAATCCCACAAGACTTGCCCCGTCTGCCGCATGGCCCTCGACTCTCCGGCGAAGACCACCGAGCCCTGTTCGCCGCTCTCCGCCACCGGCAACGCCATGCCGGACAGCTTCCAAGACGATACCGAGCTGCCGGGAGACATGCATAGCATCACCATCAAGGAGGACGATGACGAAAAGGGCGAAGGAGGAGATAGCAATATCGATAACAACACCAATGAAGAGAACCAAAGAACCAGAACCAGCGGGGTGGGACCCGCGGAGTCATCACCTGTTGTCACTAAGCAACGCGAATCTATTGTAACGTTTAATACTAACGATGATAATGATACGGAAGAGAAGTTCTCGAGGTCTCATTCAACCGGGCATTCACTAGGTAGGAGTAGGGGAGGCGAGGATAGGTTTACTTTGAGATTGCCTGAACACGTGAGGGCAAAAATTATTAGGGGTCACAATGCAACCAAAAGTTGCACCGCGTTTGGAGAACACAAAAATAGAACAACGACGACGACCACCCCAGAAAATTTTGGTTTTAGTCAGGTTTGA